In the Streptomyces sp. NBC_00193 genome, GAGCGTGCCGCAGGGCTACGGTCCCGCGCCCGCGGCCGAGTCCCGTACGGAACCGGCGCCCGCGCCGCCGCGCAAGAAGCGGCGGACCGGGCTGGTCCTCGGGGCGGTGCTCACCGTGCTGGTCCTGGCCGCGGCCGCGCTGGCCGGCATGGAACTGCTCAAGGACAAGGACAAGGAGGCCTCGAACAATGCCGGCGGGGACCAGCCGACCTCGTCCGCCTCGGCTTCCGTGAGCCCGTCACCGAGTCCGACACCCACGCCGACGCCGACGCCCACACCCAGTGCGACACCGAGCCCGCGCCCGAGCACGGACCCGACGGTCGCGGTCTCGCCGACGCCGCCGGGGCCGAACAGCAAGGAGGCCAGCCTGCTGGCCCTGGAGCCGTTGCGGGGAGGCTTCGGTTCCGCAGAGGCCGCGAAGATGGACACCAAGCGGTTCAACGCGGCCTTCATCGCTTGTCGTGGCACGGCCGAGTACGACATCAACAAGGATTGGGTCGCTCTCGACTTCACCGCCGGGATGGACGATTCATCGTTTGCGAAGAGCGGCCAGATCATCGTCTCCGGGGACGACATCGAGCTGTTCAGCGAATCCGTGGAGCGGGGCAAGCCCGTCACCCGAACGGTGAACGTCACCGGTGTACTGATCTTGCGCGTCGAGTTCCGTGGGTCATGCAGCGACAGCAACAAGGTGGTCATGGCCTCCCCGACCCTGCGGCGCTGACGAGGCTCGCACGCACGGCGGCCCCGCACCGGAGATCCGGTGCGGGGCCGCCGTGTACGTACCGTGTGACTATTCGGAGACGCCCAGGCGCTCCAGGATGAGCTCCTTGACGCGTGCCGCGTCGGCCTGGCCGCGGGTGGTCTTCATGACCGCTCCGACCAGTGCGCCGACGGCGGCGATCTTGCCGCCGCGGATCTTGTCGGCGATGCCCGCGTTGCCCGCGATGGCCTCGTCCACGGCCGCGCCGAGCGCGCCCTCGTCCGAGACGACCTTCAGGCCGCGCTTCTCGACGACCTCGTCCGGGGTGCCCTCGCCGGCGAGGACGCCTTCGAGGACCTGGCGGGCCAGCTTGTCGTTGAGCTCACCGGCCGCCACCAGGGCCGCGACGCGCGCGACCTGGACGGGGGTGATGGGCAGCTCGTCGACGACGACGCCCTGCTCGTTGGCGTTGCGCGCCAGCTCGCCCATCCACCACTTGCGGGCGGCGGTCGAGTCGGCGCCGGCCTCGATGGTGGCGACGATGGAGTCCACCGCACCGGCGTTGAGGATCGACTGCATGTCGTGCTCGGTGACGCCCCACTCCTGGAGGAGGCGGTTGCGGCGCACGCGCGGCATCTCCGGCAGGCCGGAGCGCAGCTCCTCGACCCAGGTGCGGGCCGGGGCGATCGGGACCAGGTCGGGCTCCGGGAAGTACCGGTAGTCCTCGGCGTTGTCCTTGATGCGGCCGGCCGTGGTGGAGCCGTCGTCCTCGTGGAAGTGCCGGGTCTCCTGCACGATCGAGCCGCCGGACGAGAGCACCGCCGCGTGGCGCTGGATCTCGAAACGGGCCGCGCGCTCGACGGAGCGCAGCGAGTTGACGTTCTTCGTCTCGCTGCGGGTGCCGAACTCGGACTCGGGGGTGGGGCGCAGCGACAGGTTGACGTCGCAGCGCATCTGGCCCTTGTCCATGCGGGCCTCGGAGACGCCGAGCGCCTTGATGACCTCGCGCAGCTCGGCGACGTACGCCTTGGCCACCTCGGGGGCGCGCTCGCCGGCGCCCTCGATCGGCTTGGTGACGATCTCGATGAGGGGGATGCCGGCGCGGTTGTAGTCCAGCAGCGAGTGGGACGCGCCGTGGATGCGGCCGGTGGCGCCGCCGACGTGCAGCGACTTGCCGGTGTCCTCCTCCATGTGGGCGCGCTCGATCTCCACGCGGAAGATCTCGCCGTCCTCCAGCTGCACGTCGAGGAAGCCGTTGAAGGCGATCGGCTCGTCGTACTGGGAGGTCTGGAAGTTCTTCGGCATGTCCGGGTAGAAGTAGTTCTTCCGGGCGAAGCGGCACCACTCGGCGATCTCGCAGTTCAGCGCGAGACCGATCTTGATGGCGGACTCGATGCCGATCTCGTTGACGACCGGCAGCGCGCCGGGCAGGCCCAGGCAGACCGGGCAGGTCTGCGAGTTGGGCTCGGCGCCCAGCTCGGTCGAGCAGCCGCAGAACATCTTGGTCTTCGTGCCGAGCTCGACATGGACCTCCAGGCCCATGACGGGGTCGTACGACGCGAGGGCGTCCTCGTACGACAGCAGTTCGGTGACAGTCACAGTGGAAATTCCCTCTCAGCCCAGCAGGACGTCGTCGTCGCCGAGACGCTTCAGTTCGCGGTACAGGATCGCGAGGCCGGTGACGATGGCGGCGGCGGACACGACGGCGTCGATCAGCTTCAGCGTGTCGTGCTCGGTGCGGGCCTTCTTGGCCTGCTTGACCACGCTGAAGGCACCGAAAGCGGTGGTGCCGATCGACAGGTACGTACCGGACTTGGACTTCTTGAAGCCCTTGGCCTTGGACAGCGCATTCGTATGGGAACTCACAGCGACGGAGCCTCCTCAAGCAGCGGGTGGCCCCAGCGCTCGACGAAGGCGGCCTCGACTGCGGCACCCACCTTGTACAGGCGGTCGTCCTTCATCGCCGGGGCGATGATCTGGAGCCCGACCGGGAGACCGTCCTCCGGGGCCAGGCCGCAGGGCAGCGACATGGCGGAGTTGCCGGCCAGGTTGGTCGGGATGGTGCACAGGTCCGCGAGGTACATGGCCAGCGGGTCGTCCGTGCGCTCGCCGATCGCGAAGGCGGTGGTGGGCGTGGTCGGGGAGACGATCACGTCGACCTGCTCGAAGGCCTTCTCGAAGTCCCGCGTGATGAGCGTGCGGACCTTCTGGGCGGAGCCGTAGTACGCGTCGTAGTAGCCGGAGCTGAGCGCGTACGTACCGAGGATGATGCGGCGCTTGACCTCGTCGCCGAAACCGGCTTCGCGGGTCAGGGCGGTGACGTCCTCGGCGGACTTGGTGCCGTCGTCGCCGACGCGCAGGCCGTAGCGCATGGCGTCGAAGCGGGCCAGGTTCGAGGAGCACTCGGACGGCGCGATCAGGTAGTACGCGGCCATCGCGAGGTCGAAGGACGGGCAGTCCAGCTCCACGATCTCGGCGCCGAGCTCCTTGAGGAGGGCGACGGACTCGTTGAAGCGCTGGACGACGCCGGCCTGGTAGCCCTCGCCGGCGAACTGCTTGACGACACCGACGCGCATGCCGGCGACGGAGCCGTTGCGGGCCGCCTCGACGACCGGCGGGACCGGGGCGTCGATGGACGTGGAGTCCATCGGGTCGTGACCGGCGATGACCTCGTGGAGGAGGGCCGCGTCCAGGACCGTACGGGCGCAGGGACCGCCCTGGTCGAGGGAGGAGGAGAAGGCCACCATGCCGTAGCGGGAGACGCCGCCGTAGGTGGGCTTCACGCCGACGGTGCCGGTGAGGGCGGCGGGCTGGCGGATGGAACCGCCGGTGTCCGTGCCGATGGCCAGCGGCGCCTGGAAGGCGGCCAGCGCGGCCGCGGAGCCGCCGCCGGAGCCGCCGGGGACCCGGGCGAGGTCCCAGGGGTTGCCGGTGGGCCCGTAGGCGCTGTTCTCGGTGGAGGACCCCATGGCGAACTCGTCCATGTTGGTCTTGCCGAGGATGACGACGTCGGCTTCCTTCAGCTTGCGCGTCAGGGTGGCGTCGTACGGCGGGATCCAGCCTTCGAGGATCTTCGAACCGACGGTGGTGGGGATCCCGACGGTGGTGAAGATGTCCTTGAGGGCGAGCGGTACGCCGGCCAGCGGGCCGAGCTTCTCGCCGGCCTCGCGCTTGGCGTCGACGGCGCGCGCCTGGGCGAGCGCGCCCTCGCGGTCGACGTGCAGGAAGGCGTTGACCTTCTCGTCGGTCGCCCCGATACGGGCCAGGTGGGCCTCGGTGACCTCGACGGCCGTGAGCTCGCCGGAGGCGATCTTCTCGGCGGTCTGGGCGGCTGTGAGCTTGATGATGTTGATGTCAGCCATGGTGATTAGTCCTCCCCCAGGATCTGCGGCACCTTGAAACGCTGCTGCTCCTGGGCGGGAGCGCCGGAAAGCGCCTGCTCGGGGGTGAGCGACGGACGGACCTCGTCCGCGCGCATGACGTTCGTCAGCGGCAGCGGGTGGGAGGTCGGCGGGACGTCTTGGTCGGCGACCTCGGAAACGCGGGCGACCGCGCCGATGATGTCGTCGAGCTGTCCAGCGAAGTGGTCGAGCTCTTCGCTCTTCAGCTCCAGACGTGCCAGCCGAGCGAGGTGGGCGACCTCCTCGCGCGTGATGCCAGGCATGCAGCGATCCTCTGGGGGTGGTGAGTGTGTAGGTTTCGGGCCCAATCCTATGGGGCCCGGCCCATGCCCGGCGCCCCGGTTTCCCCCGGGGGCGGTACGAAGCCCCCGCACGGGCCGATTTCCCCTGCCCGCCGGGGCCACCTGCGAGTGTGCCGCTGCGCGGGGCGGAGTCCCCTACCCACCCTTCGCCCGTTCCCTGGGGCTCCGCCCCAGACCCCGCGCCTCAAACGCCGGCGAGGCTGGATCTATCCAGCCCGCCCGGCGTTTGAGGGCACGGGCGCGCAGCGCACGTACGGGTCCGGGCGGAGCCCGGGGAACGGTGGAAGGGCGGGTAGGGGACCTCGCCCCGCAGGGCAGGCGGCAGGTGTCAGGCCGGGGTGGTCAGCTCGGCTCGGGCCGCGGTCAGCGTTTCGGGGAGGGTGGCGTGGACCGTGAGGTCCGGGCGGGAGAGGGACAGCTGCGTGATCACGTCCGCGCGGCGCGGGTAGCCGGGGTCGGCGCCGACGACGAGGCGGCGGCCGGGGGTGGCCGCGGCCGCGCCGAGTTCGTACAGGGTGATCGGCTGGACCGTGAGGGACGCATCGCACGCCGGGAACCAGAACAGCGTCAGGTCCGCCCGCAGCAGGTGCGCGTACTCCCACGCGATCTGGACGTCCGTCTGCGAGGGGTCGGACACGTCGAAGTCCGTCCGCCGCGGGTTGAGCACGACGAAGTCGGCCAGTCCCCGCGCCGCATCCGTCTGCCAGGGCGGGCAGTGCGTGATCCCGCCCGCGAGGAAGACCGACGGCGGATCCCCCGGGGCGGGCCGGTGCACCGCCGGTGCTTCCACGTACCTCACTGGGTCTGCGCCGCCGCGGCCGCCGTCTGCGCCGCCGCCTCCGCGGCCAGCTCGGCCGTGATGTCCGCCGGCCGCCGCCAGCCGCGTTCGCCGCGGGCCAGCAGCCAGGCGGTCGCCTCCTGCGGAGGCATCGCGGCGGCGACCAGCCAGCCCTGGACGGCGTCGCAGCCCAGGTCCCGCAGCCGCTCCCACGTCTCGTCGTCCTCGACGCCCTCCGCGACGACCAGCAGGCCGAGGGAGTGGGCGAGGTCCACCGTGCAGCGGACGATCTCCGCGTCCTGGGCGTCGACCGCGAGCCGCGCCACGAACGACCGGTCGATCTTCAGTTCGCTGACCGGCAGCCGCCGCAGGTGGACGAGGGAGGAGTAGCCCGTACCGAAGTCGTCCAGGGACATCTTCACGCCGTGGCCGGTCAGCCCGGCCATGGTGTCGGCGGCCCGCTGCGGGTCCTCCAGCAGGACGTGTTCCGTTATCTCCAGCTGGAGCCCGCTCGCCGGGACCCCGTGCCGGGCGAGCCGCGCGGCCACGGCGCCCGCGAAGCCGGGGGTGTGGACGTCGCGCGGCGACACGTTGACGGCGACCGGGACCTTGAGGCCCTGGGCCCGCCACCGGGCGACCTGCGCGAGCGCGGTCTCCAGTACGTACTCCGTCAGGTGCGGCATCAGCCCGGAGGTCTCCGCGATCGCGATGAACTCGTCCGGCGGGACCCGCCCGCGTTCCGGGTGCACCCAGCGCACCAGTGCTTCCAGCCCGGCGACCTTGCCGTCGAACCGGACCTTCGGCTGGTAGTGCAGTTCCACCTCGCCCGCGTCCAGCGCCCTGCGCAGGTCGCCCAGCAGGCCGAGCCGGTCGGGGGTGTTGCTGTCGCGCTTGGACTCGTAGACCTCGACTCCGGTCCGGTCCCGCTTCGCCTGGTACATGGCGACGTCGGCGCGGCGCAGCAGTCCCTCCGCGTCCAGCGCGTGGTCGGGGAAGACGGCGAGGCCGGCGCTGGCCTCCAGGACGAGGGTCAGACCGTCCAGGTCGAGGGGGGAGCTGAGTTCGGCGACCAGGTTGCGGGCGACCCGCTGGGCGCTGGTGGTCGAGTCGGTGAAGGGGAGGAGGACCGCGAACTCGTCGCCGCCGAGGCGGGCCGCCTCCGCGTCCTGGGGCAGGGCCTGGCGCAGCCGGTCCGCTATCTGCAGGAGCAGCCGGTCGCCGGCGAGGTGGCCGAGGGTGTCGTTGACCGCCCGGAAGCGGTCGAGGTCGATCAGGACCAGCGCCGCGCGGGTGCCGGTGCGTTCGGCCTGGTCGAGCGCGCTCCAGGCGCGTTCCAGCAGCCACTGCCGGTTCGGCAGCCCGGTGAGCGGGTCGCGCAGCTGCTCCTCGGCGCGGGCCCGGGCGATCCACAGCGTGGAGTCCAGGGCGATCAGCGGTACGGCGAACAGCGGCAGCAGCACCGGCTGCGATTCGGCGACCACGCAGATCAGCGGGGCGATGCCGAGGAGCGCGACGGCGACCAGGGCCTGGCGCAGCAGCGCGGTACGGGCGACCGTGGGCAGTCCCCCGCCGCTCGGGGCGAGGGCGAGCCACAGCAGGACGCGGGTGACGAGCAGGTAGGCGAGGGCGATGAGGATGACCTCGGGGACCGCGTCGAGCTCCCAGCCGGTGGGCCGCCAGGGGTGCTCGACGGAGGGCGACTCCCCGAAGGCGGCGAGGACGAGGGCTCCCGCGCCGATGCCGAGGATGTCGGTGGCTCCGTGCAGCAGGCCCTGGCGCCAGCGGTGCCTGCGGGCGGCGCCGACGAGGGAGACCACGGCGAGGGAGACCAGGCCGGCGGGGACCCATCCGTAGAGGATGAGGACGCCCAGGGTGAGGGCCGCGCCCGATCCGGTGCCGCCCCACCAGCGGTCGCGGCCGAGGGCGACGAGGTGGCCGACGATGATGCCGGTGAGCAGGGCGAGCGCCCAGCCGACCGGGCCTCCGGGGAACAGGGCGTGACGGCTGGTCAGTGCGGTGATGACGCCGACGCCGAGCAGGACGGCGGCGAGACCCACGATGACGAAGGGCAGCGCGGCGTGCCGGCCCGCCCGGCCGTCCGTGCCCACTCCGGTGTCGAGCGCGCGCGATTGCGGTGCCCTGGAGCCCAGGACACCGAGCCGGCCCGTCCGCATGGACGGGAACTCCCCGCCGAAATCTGGTGACGGGTCGGCGCTTTCGGTGGGTTTCATGCCCGTCCCTCTCACAGCCGGCGATGCCGATGCCACGCGATGGCCCCGATGTCATGCCATCACGGCTGGAAGCGCGTCAAGCAGCCGTGCACGACAGGCGCACCCCTCAACAGTAGGACGCGGGAGGCGCCCAGGGGCAGCGGTCGGCGGCGGTTGCCCGAATACGACCCAGCCATCCTCATCAGTACGGTATCCGCCGAACGGGTGAGTTTGGACCAGGACCCCCCGGTCGCCCGTCCGATGATCCGACAGGTCGGGGGCCCGCCACCAGCCTTGTACCGGCCTCGCATGGGCCCGGTACCGGCCGTGCGGCGCCGGGCGCCACCGCCGGGCGCGCCCGGCGCGCGCCCGCTCGTACGGCCGGACGCCACGCATCCGTTCGCCTTCGCTACTCCGCTTCGGCGTTGCCGTCCACCGGGAGCGCGGCCTCGCGCGCGGCGTCGGGGCCCTCGGCGAGCAGGACGGCGAATCCGGCGTCGTCGAGGATGGAGAGCTTCAACTGCACTGCCTTGTCGTACTTCGAGCCGGGGTTGTCGCCGACCACGACGAAGGAGGTCTTCTTCGAGACGGATCCGGTCACCTTGGCGCCGCGGCTCTGCAGGGCCTCCTTCGCGCCGTCCCGCGTGTGGCTCTGCAAAGTCCCGGTGACGACGACGGTCAGCCCCTCCAGCGGACGCGGCCCCTCGTCCTCGCCGGAACCTTCCTCCTCCATCCGCACTCCGGCCGCCCGCCACTTGCGCAGGATCTCCTGGTGCCATTCCTCGGCGAACCATTCCTTCACCGAGGTCGCGATGATCGCGGCGACCCCGTCGGTGGCGGCCAGTTCCTCCTCGGTCGCCTGCTCGATGCGCTCGATGGAGCGGAACTCGCGGGCCAGCGCTTCCGCCGCGACCGGTCCGACGTGCCGGATCGACAGGCCGTTGATGATCCGGGCCAGCGGGCGGTCCTTGGCGGCGGCGATGTTCTCCAGCATCGACAGGGCGTTCTTCTTCGGCTCGCCCTTCTGGTTGGCGAAGACCGTGACGATCTTCTCCTCGCCCGTCTTCGGGTCCCGCTTGGGCAGCCCGCTGTCCGGGTCGAGCACGTACGCCTTGATGGGCAGGAGCTGCTCGATGGTGAGGTCGAAGAGGTCGCCCTCGTCCCGCAGCGGCGGCTCGGCCGGCTCCAGCGGGTGGGTGAGCGCGGCCGCGGCCACCGCGCCGAAGTTCTCGATGTCCAGGCACTGGCGGCCACCAAGGTAGAAGAGCCGCTCGCGCAACTGCGCGGGACAGGTCTGCCCGTTGGGGCAGCGCAGGTCGATGTCCCCCTCCTTCATCGGCCGCAGCGGCGTCCCGCACTCGGGGCACTCGGCGGGCATGACGAACTCCCGCTCGCTGCCGTCCCGGAGGTCCACGACCGGCCCGAGGATCTCGGGGATGACGTCGCCGGCCTTGCGCAGCACGACCGTGTCCCCGATGAGCACGCCCTTGGCCTTGACGACCTCCTGGTTGTGCAGGGTCGCGAACTCGACCTCGGAGCCTGCCACCGTCACCGGCTCCACCTGGGCGTACGGGGTCACGCGCCCGGTGCGGCCCACGCCGACCTTGATGTCGATCAGCTTGGAGTTGACCTCCTCGGGCGCGTACTTCCAGGCGATGGCCCAGCGCGGGGCGCGCGCGGTGGAGCCGAGCCGGCCCTGGAGGGAGATCTCGTCGAGCTTGACGACGACGCCGTCGATCTCATGCTCCACCGAGTGGCGGTTCTCGCCGAAGTAGGCGATGAACTCCCGGACCTCGGCGAGCGTGGAGACCACCTTGTTGTGCCGGGCGGTGGGCAGGCCCCACTCGTGGAGGAGCTCGTAGGCCTGCGACTGGTTCTCGATCTCGAAGCCCTCGCGGGCGCCGATGCCGTGCACGACCATGTGCAGCGGACGGCTCGCGGTGACCTTCGGGTCCTTCTGGCGCAGCGAACCGGCCGCCGCGTTGCGCGGGTTGGCGAAGGGCTTGCCCTCGGCTTCGACGAGCCGGGCGTTGAGCTCCTCGAACTTCTCCATCGGGAAGTAGACCTCGCCGCGGATCTCGACGAGGGCGGGGATCCGGTCGCCCTTGAGCCGGTCGGGGATGTCGGCGATGGTGCGGACGTTGGGCGTGATGTCCTCGCCCGTGCGGCCGTCGCCGCGGGTGGCGGCGCGGGTCAGGCGGCCGTTCTCGTAGGTGAGGTTGACGGCGAGGCCGTCCACCTTCAGCTCGCACAGGTAGTGGTAGTCGGAGGTGCTGGCGTCCCGGGCCACGCGCTCGGCCCAGGCCGCCAGTTCCTCGTCGTCGAAGGCGTTGTCGAGGGAGAGCATCCGCTCGCGGTGCTCCACGGAGGCGAAGTCCGTCTCGTACGCCCCGGCCACCTTCTGGGTGGGCGAATCGGGCGTACGGAGCTCCGGGTACTGCTCCTCCAGTGCTTCCAGCGAGCGCAGCAGCTTGTCGAACTCGGCGTCGCTGACGACCGGCTGGTCGTTCACGTAGTACCGGAAGCGGTGCTCCTCGACCTGCTCGGCGATCAGCGCGTGCTGCTCGCGCAGTTCCGCCGGTACGGCCGATTCGCTGCCCTGCTTCTGTTCGGCTGCCATGCCGTGTCCTCCCGTGACCCGTCTCGATCCATCACTCAGGGTTGTCGGCGAGCGACCTCGCCGCCCTGACGCAGTGCGCCTGAACCGCCCGCGCGTAGGCGGGCGAAGCACCCGCCAGACCGCACGACGGGGTGACCACGACGGACTCCGCCAGAGTCCCCGGGGTCAGCCCCAGCCTGCGCCAGAGCTTCCTGACACCCATGACGCTACCGCCCGGGTCCGACAACGGGCCGTCGGTCCCCGGCACCACTCCGGCGAAGAGTTTGGTACCCGCTTCGACGGCTTCCCCGATGGCGTCATCCTCGCGCTCGGTGAGCAAGGAGAAATCGAACGACACGCCCGAGACCCCGGCGCGTCGCAGCAGGGCGAAGGGCACCTCGGGGGCGCAGGAGTGGACGATGACCTCTCCGTCGTGGACGGCGAACAGCTCGCGCAGGGTCCCCTCGACGACCTGCCGGTCGACGGCGCGGTACGTGCGGTAGCCGCTGGCGGAGCGCACCCGGCCGAGCAGGACCGCGGTGAGCGAGGGCTCGTCGTACTGGAGGGTGATCCGGGCGCCGGGGATGCGCTTCTGCACGTCGGCCAGGTGCTCGCGCACGCCCTCGGCGAGGGAGCCGGCGAGGTCCCGGCAGGCGCCCGGGTCCTGGAGCATGGACTCGCCGCCGTGCATCTCCAGGGAGGCGGCCAGCGTCCACGGGCCGACGGCCTGGACCTTGAGCTTCCCCTCGTACCCCTGGGTGAACTCCTCCAGGGCGTCCAGGTCCTCGCCGAGCCAGGAGCGGGCCCGCTTGCTGTCGCGGCCGGGGCGGTCGCTGATCCGCCAGCCGCTGGGCTCGACGTGCGCGTACATGTCCACGAGCAGCCCGAGGGAGCGGCCGATCATGTCCGAGCCGGGGCCGCGGGCGGGCAGCTCGGCGAGGTACGGGAACTCCTCGAAGGAGCCGGTGACCGTCCTGGCGGCTTCGCGGGCGTCGCCGCCGGGGAGCGAGCCGACCCCGGTGGCTCCGCCGGTGGGGCTCGTGCTCATCGGCCGGGCCTGACGGTGAGGTCGCTGACCACGGCGTCGCGGGGCAGGTCCACGGCCATCACGATGGTGGTCGCGACGGACTCGGCGTCGATCCAGTCGGCGGCGTCGTAGGACTCGCCCTCCTGGGAGCGGACCTTCATCTGCATGGGGGTGGCGGTGCGGCCGGGGTAGACGGAGGTGACGCGGATGCCGTTCTCCTTCTCCTCCGCCCGGAGCGAGTCGGCGAGGGCCTTGAGCCCGTGCTTGGAGGCGGCGTACGCGCTCCAGTCGGCGTGGGCGGCGAGCCCGGCGCCGGAGTTCACGAAGACGACGGTGGCGTGGGAGGCGCGCAGGGTGGGCAGCAGGAGCCGGGTGACCTCGGCGGGGGCGATCAGGTTGACGTTGAGCTGCTGGTGCCAGGTCTTGGGGCGCAGCTCCCCCACCGGGCCGAGGTCCACGATGCCGGCGATGTGCAGGAGCGAGTCGATCCGCTCCGGGATCGCCTGCTTGGAGAAGGCCCACGACAGCCGGTCGGGGTCGGCGAGGTCCCCGACGAGCGCGCTGGACCCGGGGTACCGGTCGGTGAGCTGCCGCGCACGGGCGGCGTCACGGGCAAGAAGGACGAGCTCGTCGCCGCGGGCGTGCAGGCGTGCCGCGACGGCGGCGCCGATGCCGGAGCCGGCGCCGGTGATCAGATGAGTAGCCATGCCGACATGCTCGCACCCCGGCCCGTCCCTCCACCCCCACGGCCTCGAACACCGGAGGGGATGGCGGGTACATCCTGCAGGGCCGATGGCCCGGCCGCGTCAGAGGGCCGAGGCGTGGGCCCGGATGATCGCCTCGCGCGCCTCTGCCGCACGGGTGGCCGCGAGCGGCGGGGCCAGGCCCCGGCCGACCAGGGCCCGGGGAGCGGCGGCGCGGACCGCTGCGCGGACGTCGAGGCGGGCTCCGGCCCCAGCGGGCCAGCGCGGCGGCGCGTACCTCCGCCAGGGCCGCCACCCGGTCCGGCTCCCGCACCTCCAGCACCGGAGCCCGCCGCACGTGCTCCGCCCAGCGGTCCTCCCAGAACTCCACGGTCCATCCCGGCCACCGCTCGCCCACCTCCGCCAGCCACGGCTGCCGGGTGGTGTGCCACCACCCCACGCGCCGCAGCCGCGGGTCCACGTGGACCCCGCCCTCGCAGGCCCCCGAGTACCCCGCGTGCGACGGCTCCCCCGCCAGCCGCTCCAGCAGGGCCGGGCCCTCGTCCACGGGCTGGTCGCCGATCATCCCCAGCACGTGGCAGCGCCCGCCCACCGTGACGACCAGCACCGACGGGTCGGGCTCGGCGAGCTCCGGATCGCCCGGCTCCAGCACCGGGCCGGCGGTCGCCCTGCTTCGGTACGTGCAGGGCTGCGCGCCGACGTACGCGCGCAGGCCGCGCTGGCCGTCGTAGAGCCATCGCACCCGCCAGCCCGGCCAGGCGAGCCGCAGCAGCTCGCATGCCGCCGCCCGGGTGCGCGTGGAGGCGAAGACGCCTTCCCAGGCGAACACCAGCAGGACCTTCGCGTCCACGTCGACCAGGGCGCCCGCTTCGCACGCGTCGTCGTCGTACCAGGAGCCGGTCGCTTCCGCGTGGGCTTCGGCGAACGGGACGAACGCCCGCGGCCCGGCGAGGAGGTCGAGGTCCAGGCCGACCGCGCCGAAGGAGGATTCGTAGCGCCGGCGGCCGATGAGGAAGGTGGCCCGGTCCGACATCGTCAGAGGCCCGCGGCTTCGCGCAGGTTCGCGGCGGTCTTCGAGGCGTCGTAGTCCGTGGGGACGCCGTCGACGAGGACGATGTCGCCCGCGATGTGATCGGCGCGCAGCGGGATCAGGGCCTGGTAGGCCTCCGATGCGTACCAGCCCCGTGCTCGCTCGATGTCGGGGAAGCCGATCAGCACGACCGTGCCGGGCCAGGTGCCCTCCATGACCTCCACCTGGCGGCCGTGGACCAGGAAGCGGCCCTCGAAGGGGTCCATCGTGGACTGGATCTCCTCGATGTAGCGGAGGATGTCCTCGTTCATGGTCTCGGGGCGTATGTGGCCGATGGCGTAGGCGGTCATCTCGGGCCTCTTCTTCCTTGCGGGATCGGCTTGTTGGGACGATCCTGCCCGCCGGTGACCCCGGAAGCGATTACTTGAGAGGTCATCGGCGGGCGAGCCGGCCGGCCCGGGGCGTCAGCCCGCGAGGTAGGCGCGCAGGACGGTCACCTCCGAGGTGTTGCCCGAGCGGTCGGT is a window encoding:
- the ligA gene encoding NAD-dependent DNA ligase LigA, which produces MAAEQKQGSESAVPAELREQHALIAEQVEEHRFRYYVNDQPVVSDAEFDKLLRSLEALEEQYPELRTPDSPTQKVAGAYETDFASVEHRERMLSLDNAFDDEELAAWAERVARDASTSDYHYLCELKVDGLAVNLTYENGRLTRAATRGDGRTGEDITPNVRTIADIPDRLKGDRIPALVEIRGEVYFPMEKFEELNARLVEAEGKPFANPRNAAAGSLRQKDPKVTASRPLHMVVHGIGAREGFEIENQSQAYELLHEWGLPTARHNKVVSTLAEVREFIAYFGENRHSVEHEIDGVVVKLDEISLQGRLGSTARAPRWAIAWKYAPEEVNSKLIDIKVGVGRTGRVTPYAQVEPVTVAGSEVEFATLHNQEVVKAKGVLIGDTVVLRKAGDVIPEILGPVVDLRDGSEREFVMPAECPECGTPLRPMKEGDIDLRCPNGQTCPAQLRERLFYLGGRQCLDIENFGAVAAAALTHPLEPAEPPLRDEGDLFDLTIEQLLPIKAYVLDPDSGLPKRDPKTGEEKIVTVFANQKGEPKKNALSMLENIAAAKDRPLARIINGLSIRHVGPVAAEALAREFRSIERIEQATEEELAATDGVAAIIATSVKEWFAEEWHQEILRKWRAAGVRMEEEGSGEDEGPRPLEGLTVVVTGTLQSHTRDGAKEALQSRGAKVTGSVSKKTSFVVVGDNPGSKYDKAVQLKLSILDDAGFAVLLAEGPDAAREAALPVDGNAEAE
- a CDS encoding DUF1330 domain-containing protein; amino-acid sequence: MTAYAIGHIRPETMNEDILRYIEEIQSTMDPFEGRFLVHGRQVEVMEGTWPGTVVLIGFPDIERARGWYASEAYQALIPLRADHIAGDIVLVDGVPTDYDASKTAANLREAAGL
- a CDS encoding methionine synthase, yielding MSTSPTGGATGVGSLPGGDAREAARTVTGSFEEFPYLAELPARGPGSDMIGRSLGLLVDMYAHVEPSGWRISDRPGRDSKRARSWLGEDLDALEEFTQGYEGKLKVQAVGPWTLAASLEMHGGESMLQDPGACRDLAGSLAEGVREHLADVQKRIPGARITLQYDEPSLTAVLLGRVRSASGYRTYRAVDRQVVEGTLRELFAVHDGEVIVHSCAPEVPFALLRRAGVSGVSFDFSLLTEREDDAIGEAVEAGTKLFAGVVPGTDGPLSDPGGSVMGVRKLWRRLGLTPGTLAESVVVTPSCGLAGASPAYARAVQAHCVRAARSLADNPE
- a CDS encoding SDR family oxidoreductase; translated protein: MATHLITGAGSGIGAAVAARLHARGDELVLLARDAARARQLTDRYPGSSALVGDLADPDRLSWAFSKQAIPERIDSLLHIAGIVDLGPVGELRPKTWHQQLNVNLIAPAEVTRLLLPTLRASHATVVFVNSGAGLAAHADWSAYAASKHGLKALADSLRAEEKENGIRVTSVYPGRTATPMQMKVRSQEGESYDAADWIDAESVATTIVMAVDLPRDAVVSDLTVRPGR